CTGGTTGAGTGGTGAAAACCACCATGAGCTGGAGATGTGTGAGTGTGATGAGAGGGTCAAAGAAGCAAGAATGCACGGAATCCAAAGCATAGTGTGCATATCAATTGCTGATGGTTCTGGGGTTCTTGAATTGGGCTCCTCAGAGATCATCCAAGAAGATTGGAGCTTAGTCCTTTTAGCCAAGACCCTCTTCCCGGCTCATTTCTCGAGCCCTCTAATCAATTCTCGTGTGGAGAACCCATCCGACGATGCCAAAGAAGAACCGGCACTTGTCGGTGCCAGCAAGGGCCCATATGCTAAACCTGTCCAACGCCATAACATATCTGAGAAGAGCGGTAGGAAGAAAACAGTGGACGAAGACGATAAAGAATCATCATCATCCCTACGGCTGTCTGGTCCGAGGAGAAACGTGGAGGCAGAGCGGCAGCGGAGGAACAAGATGAACCAGCAGTTCTATGCACTCCGCTCCGTTGTCCCCAATATATCAAGAATGGACAAGGCGTCCCTCCTCGCCGATGCCGTGGACTACATCAAGGAACTCCAGTCCCGTTTTGCCACATTGGAGTCCAAGCTTGTTAAGTCCGAGCCGTCATCTCCGAAGCGCCTCAAAAGTAATAAGACTGTTTCCTACTTCAATGACATGAGTAAGATAACATCGCTTTCAAGCAAGAATAGCTCGACGGCTTTGGCTGTCCCGGGCCGGAGAGAGATGGCGGTGGACGTGAAGATGGTGAATCAGGAGGCGGTGATCCGGGTGTGGAGCCCGAATCTGGACCACCCCTGCGCGAGGTTGATGGACATGCTCAAGGAATTGGAGTTTAAGGTCCAGGACGCGAACATGTCTTGCATGAAGGGGATGATGCTTCAGGAAGTGGTGATTAGGACTCCGGTCGACCGCTGGGTCAGCGACAAGTCCATCAGAGATGCCATTCGGAGTAAGCTAGGCAAGGAGTGAATTTCTgtttctatttgttttgaaggCAAGTACTGTCTTTTAGTAgggtgaattttttttcctccttttttgaTAGAGTATCTTTATATCTCCGTTTGCACAAAAAAAATGACCGACTTTTGATTATTATTGTCATGCGATAG
The sequence above is drawn from the Eucalyptus grandis isolate ANBG69807.140 chromosome 11, ASM1654582v1, whole genome shotgun sequence genome and encodes:
- the LOC104446168 gene encoding transcription factor MYC2, coding for MEELTSCASSSSVVPLHHETSPPLQQLVHLILQARPEDWVYSIFWQPSRDDHGRLVLTWGYGHFRGTTREPFASKPTTNRVLKEAQCPDGQFAHSSDISDPEWYYIFSVMRSYSSEDGILGRAFRSGGHIWLSGENHHELEMCECDERVKEARMHGIQSIVCISIADGSGVLELGSSEIIQEDWSLVLLAKTLFPAHFSSPLINSRVENPSDDAKEEPALVGASKGPYAKPVQRHNISEKSGRKKTVDEDDKESSSSLRLSGPRRNVEAERQRRNKMNQQFYALRSVVPNISRMDKASLLADAVDYIKELQSRFATLESKLVKSEPSSPKRLKSNKTVSYFNDMSKITSLSSKNSSTALAVPGRREMAVDVKMVNQEAVIRVWSPNLDHPCARLMDMLKELEFKVQDANMSCMKGMMLQEVVIRTPVDRWVSDKSIRDAIRSKLGKE